From Maniola hyperantus chromosome 21, iAphHyp1.2, whole genome shotgun sequence, the proteins below share one genomic window:
- the LOC117992528 gene encoding nischarin-like: MSAFVNYRNESTVDVVDATAKDNVTFYKIVVKVGFVQWNVLHRYSDFVDLHEKLVNDHGVAKDLLPPKKVIRNKTPKFVEQRREALNEYLKNVFNYLKLTMPTEFAHFLDFQMYDIYFLLQDLAKKLFLEGDKLLESEKSHKFTLLELHAISERFKMACPSTEKQDQMYDFSLILDFCSQVTSLSIEGSYEKLGTSNIVPNDLRFDLIPFKSLADLKILGVPMGCIQSVGSLRDTLTSLSVHIASVISMNEFLLVDVLHKDPSSLADTVIWKKLSSISFVSNNIYKVDWAIKLVPKLQHLNLSSNKLTELCDISCLHELRELNLSMNRFHLCENWHAKIGNIVKIDLSQNKIESLQGFSKLYSLESLDLSCNIITDVEEVQHICNLPCLEYLWLTANPVASSIDYRVKVIEQFNARMTEICLDNEKASEKELDTARVLQALRIVKEGKTPSFLKNNNTSHSFSRS, from the exons ATGTCGGCTTTCGTGAACTATAGGAATGAGAGCACAGTGGACGTAGTCGATGCGACCGCAAAAGACAATGTTACGTTCTACAAAATCGTTGTTAAAGTGGGATTTGTTCAGTGGAACGTATTACATCGGTACAGTGACTTTGTGGATCTTCACGAGAAGCTGGTCAATGACCACGGTGTAGCCAAAGACCTGTTACCACCAAAAAAAGTTATACGAAACAAAACGCCGAAATTCGTGGAACAAAGGCGAGAAGCATTGAACGAATACCTGAAGAACGTGTTTAATTATCTAAAGTTAACGATGCCGACAGAATTTGCCCACTTTTTAGACTTCCAAATGTATGAcatatactttttattacaaGACTTAGCAAAAAAGCTGTTCTTAGAAGGTGATAAACTGTTGGAGAGTGAAAAATCTCATAAATTTACTCTATTAGAG TTGCACGCAATCAGTGAGAGATTTAAAATGGCGTGTCCATCGACAGAAAAACAAGATCAAATGTATGACTTTAGTCTCATACTGGATTTTTGCTCCCAAGTCACTTCTTTAAGCATAGAAGGAAGCTATGAAAAGCTGGGTACTAGCAATATAGTACCCAATGACTTACGTTTTGATCTCATACCATTCAAGTCTCTAGCGGATTTGAAGATACTTGGAGTGCCGATGGGATGTATACAAAGTGTTG gCAGTCTCCGTGATACGCTGACTAGTTTGTCGGTACACATTGCCAGTGTGATATCAATGAACGAGTTTCTGCTGGTTGATGTGCTACACAAGGATCCTTCTAGTCTTGCTGATACTGTG aTATGGAAAAAGCTGTCGTCTATAAGCTTTGTGAGCAATAACATATACAAAGTCGATTGGGCGATCAAACTGGTACCAAAACTGCAGCATTTGAACCTTTCATCCAACAAACTAACCGAGCTCTGCGATATATCGTGCCTTCATGAACTGAGAGAGCTCAACTTGTCTATGAACAGGTTTCATCTATGCGAGAACTGGCACGCTAAAATTGGCAACATAGTCAAAATAGATCTGTCCCAGAACAAAATAGAATCTTTGCAAGGCTTTTCGAAGCTTTACTCTTTAGAAAGCTTAGATCTGAGTTGCAATATAATAACAGACGTCGAAGAGGTTCAACATATTTGTAATTTACCCTGTTTAGAGTATCTATGGTTAACAGCGAATCCCGTCGCGTCTTCCATAGATTATAGAGTAAAAGTCATAGAGCAATTCAACGCGAGGATGACGGAAATCTGTCTAGACAACGAAAAAGCTTCGGAAAAAGAATTGGATACAGCGAGAGTTCTACAAGCTTTGAGAATAGTCAAAGAAGGCAAGACGCCCAGTTTCTTGAAGAATAATAACACGAGCCATAGCTTTAGTAGGAGTTGA